The following are encoded together in the Candidatus Methylomirabilis oxygeniifera genome:
- a CDS encoding putative peptidase, S54 (Rhomboid) family (Evidence 3 : Function proposed based on presence of conserved amino acid motif, structural feature or limited homology), translating into MIPLRDNIPSSRAPVLTIGLIAVNVLVYGIQMMLPPQEVVEFIRLYGLIPLEISSGDPFIPHPVPLYATLFTSMFVHGGLFHLGGNMLYLWIFGDNVEDRMGRPKFLIFYLLSGVGAAAAQIWADPASKIPMVGASGAISGVLGAYLFLFPRARVLTLIPLGFFSRVAEIPALVVLGFWILVQVLNGVMTLGVQVGGVAWLAHVGGFVAGLVMVIPFAGRRKRLHWGDQLS; encoded by the coding sequence ATGATCCCACTCAGGGATAACATCCCCTCCAGCCGCGCCCCTGTCCTGACGATCGGGCTGATCGCCGTCAATGTCCTCGTCTACGGCATCCAGATGATGCTTCCGCCGCAGGAGGTGGTGGAGTTTATCCGCCTCTATGGTCTCATCCCGTTGGAGATCAGCAGCGGTGATCCGTTCATTCCGCATCCTGTCCCGCTGTATGCCACCCTCTTTACCTCGATGTTCGTACATGGTGGTCTGTTCCATCTTGGCGGCAACATGCTCTATCTGTGGATCTTCGGCGATAACGTAGAAGACCGGATGGGGCGGCCGAAATTTCTGATTTTTTATCTGCTTTCCGGGGTGGGCGCTGCTGCCGCCCAAATCTGGGCTGATCCCGCTTCAAAGATCCCGATGGTCGGCGCCAGTGGGGCGATCTCCGGCGTGCTGGGCGCCTACCTGTTCCTCTTTCCGCGTGCCCGCGTCCTGACCCTGATTCCGCTCGGCTTTTTCTCGCGAGTTGCGGAGATCCCGGCGTTGGTTGTCTTGGGGTTCTGGATCCTCGTCCAGGTTCTGAACGGGGTCATGACACTGGGCGTGCAGGTAGGGGGCGTCGCCTGGCTTGCTCATGTCGGAGGGTTCGTGGCAGGGCTCGTGATGGTCATACCGTTCGCCGGTCGACGCAAGCGGCTTCATTGGGGGGATCAGCTCTCGTGA
- the pcm gene encoding Protein-L-isoaspartate O-methyltransferase (Protein-beta-aspartate methyltransferase) (PIMT) (Protein L-isoaspartyl methyltransferase) (L-isoaspartyl protein carboxyl methyltransferase) (Evidence 2a : Function of homologous gene experimentally demonstrated in an other organism; PubMedId : 1860862; Product type e : enzyme): protein MADRYEAGAEAARWRMVEQQLRTRDIVDERVIAAMGKVARHLFVEPALEQCAYEDRPLSIGAGQTISQPYIVALMVQLLRVQPRHLVLEVGTGSGYQAAILAELAAEVYTVEIIPSLAERAGARLEALGYRNVYVRQGDGYEGWPEVAPFDGIVVAAGAPEIPLPLIEQLREGGRIAIPVGVARGTQDLILGEKRGGKLQVRSIAPVLFVPLTGKGGAEQ, encoded by the coding sequence GTGGCGGACCGGTATGAAGCGGGCGCAGAAGCGGCGCGATGGCGGATGGTGGAGCAGCAGCTCAGGACTCGCGACATCGTCGATGAACGGGTCATTGCGGCGATGGGGAAGGTTGCCCGCCACCTGTTCGTAGAGCCGGCCCTGGAGCAGTGTGCCTACGAAGACCGCCCTCTCTCTATTGGGGCAGGACAGACCATTTCGCAGCCGTACATTGTTGCGCTCATGGTCCAGCTCCTCCGGGTGCAACCGAGGCATCTGGTTCTTGAGGTTGGAACCGGTTCAGGCTATCAAGCTGCGATCCTGGCCGAGTTGGCGGCCGAGGTCTATACCGTCGAAATTATCCCGTCGCTTGCAGAGCGTGCCGGCGCCCGTCTGGAGGCTCTCGGATACCGGAATGTGTATGTCCGACAGGGAGATGGATACGAGGGATGGCCGGAGGTTGCCCCCTTTGACGGGATCGTGGTTGCGGCCGGCGCTCCGGAGATTCCCCTCCCGTTGATCGAGCAGTTGCGCGAGGGAGGGCGAATAGCGATTCCGGTGGGGGTTGCGAGGGGAACGCAGGACCTGATCCTCGGGGAGAAGCGCGGTGGGAAATTGCAGGTCCGTTCGATTGCGCCTGTGCTGTTCGTGCCGTTGACGGGAAAGGGAGGCGCTGAGCAATAG